Proteins encoded by one window of Streptomyces uncialis:
- a CDS encoding glycerophosphodiester phosphodiesterase family protein, with translation MFGQAQYQDVNALLNAHLARRTPLIAAHRGTGLGNIQENTAEAVEAAFRQGADMVEFDVVRSADGEFFLFHDGYERHAFDRDIDLRTLPAGEIRELRYRWTRHDAGVTGLGTLLERFRGDALFNVDRSWWYWDDLLPFLDRYDMAGQLVLKSPVEEVWLEKLRRHPVKYPFLPMVRSLADVHAVLGDPGVNLVGVELLPTSADDQLAGPALVAELRAAKLACLLNAINLPNGVPLFAGLDDHTSVLGDPADGWGRLMEHGADIVQTDWPDLLARYRQQVHGTAPRRHGHRGDAPRTPRRTG, from the coding sequence GTGTTCGGACAAGCTCAGTACCAGGACGTCAACGCGCTGCTGAACGCGCACCTCGCGCGGCGCACCCCCTTGATCGCGGCGCATCGCGGCACCGGTCTGGGGAACATCCAGGAGAACACCGCCGAGGCCGTCGAAGCGGCGTTCCGGCAGGGTGCCGACATGGTCGAGTTCGATGTCGTCCGCTCGGCCGACGGGGAGTTCTTCCTCTTCCACGACGGCTACGAGCGACACGCCTTCGACCGCGACATCGATCTGCGCACCCTGCCCGCCGGGGAGATCCGCGAGCTGCGCTACCGCTGGACCCGCCATGACGCCGGCGTCACCGGGCTGGGCACCCTGCTCGAACGCTTCCGGGGCGACGCGCTGTTCAACGTGGACCGTTCCTGGTGGTACTGGGACGACCTGCTGCCGTTCCTGGACCGCTACGACATGGCAGGGCAGCTCGTGCTGAAGAGTCCCGTCGAGGAGGTGTGGCTGGAGAAGCTGCGACGGCATCCGGTGAAGTACCCGTTCCTCCCGATGGTGCGTTCCCTCGCCGACGTCCACGCCGTCCTCGGTGATCCCGGTGTCAACCTGGTCGGCGTGGAACTCCTCCCCACGTCGGCGGACGACCAACTGGCCGGCCCCGCCCTCGTCGCCGAACTCCGGGCGGCCAAACTGGCCTGCCTGCTCAACGCCATCAACCTCCCCAACGGCGTCCCCCTCTTCGCCGGCCTGGACGACCACACCTCCGTCCTCGGTGATCCGGCCGACGGATGGGGCAGGCTGATGGAGCACGGCGCGGACATCGTCCAGACCGACTGGCCGGACCTGCTGGCCCGGTACCGCCAGCAGGTCCACGGGACGGCACCGAGGCGGCACGGCCATCGGGGCGACGCGCCGCGGACCCCGCGACGGACGGGGTGA
- a CDS encoding ABC transporter permease yields the protein MSRSLRAMLRSPLVVVTGVALLWFVFTFMIYPNAVMLKEVFAPQGAFSTRAFEKLTASERAMDSLRNSFVLAAVLTVTVNVLGVFIVLVTRYFTVRGARLLRLGYATTLVYGGVVAVSGYTFVYGENGFVTRLLLQVFPGLDPAWFSGMLAVVVVMTLTGTGYHMLFLSSALARIDHQTIEAAQQLGASPWRVLRTIVLPVLKPTLFAVTVLTFLGGLAAFAAPQVLGGREFQTITPMILTFSGNPGSRDLAATLALVLGLATLLLLAVLNRLQAGGTYFSVSKVPTALKKQRIGHPVANGAVHLAAYALFLVYLIPPLLIVVFSFTDAATIASGDLGAGGFTLDNYRRVLTDAAAYRPFVVSVGYAAVTAAVVIAMMLFVARVLQKFVNAVTITVEYLLHIPWVLPSTLTALGLIITYSVPRLPVGETVLTGTVGLLAVAYITAKIPFTLRMLKAAYASIPASLEEAATLLGAGTLHTYRRVLLPLVLPAAAAVSALNFTGLLDDYDTAVFLAHPLHQPLGIAIQNATRGEGASDATALTFVYTVLLMAISTLAMWFVYGRNSGTGERRSRLRTRGRTRTGPPVAVLPDTVTAGTAPTARTTQTAPTG from the coding sequence ATGAGCCGCTCGCTGCGGGCCATGCTCCGCTCACCGCTGGTCGTCGTCACCGGCGTGGCGCTGCTGTGGTTCGTGTTCACGTTCATGATCTACCCGAACGCCGTCATGCTGAAGGAGGTCTTCGCACCGCAGGGCGCGTTCAGCACCCGCGCGTTCGAGAAGCTGACGGCGTCGGAGCGCGCGATGGACTCGCTGCGCAACAGCTTCGTCCTGGCGGCCGTCCTGACCGTCACGGTGAACGTCCTCGGCGTCTTCATCGTCCTCGTCACGCGCTACTTCACCGTCCGTGGTGCCCGGCTGCTGCGGCTCGGGTACGCGACGACCCTGGTCTACGGCGGTGTCGTCGCCGTCTCGGGCTACACCTTCGTCTACGGGGAGAACGGGTTCGTCACACGTCTGCTCCTCCAGGTGTTCCCCGGTCTGGACCCGGCGTGGTTCTCGGGGATGCTCGCGGTCGTGGTCGTGATGACCCTGACCGGTACCGGCTATCACATGCTGTTCCTGTCGTCCGCCCTCGCCCGGATCGACCACCAGACCATCGAGGCCGCGCAGCAACTGGGCGCTTCCCCATGGCGCGTCCTGCGCACGATCGTGCTGCCCGTCCTCAAGCCGACGCTGTTCGCGGTGACCGTGCTGACCTTCCTCGGCGGGCTGGCGGCGTTCGCGGCGCCGCAGGTGCTCGGCGGCCGGGAGTTCCAGACGATCACCCCGATGATCCTGACGTTCTCCGGCAACCCCGGCTCCCGTGACCTCGCCGCCACCCTCGCCCTGGTCCTCGGGCTGGCCACCCTGCTGCTGCTCGCCGTGCTGAACCGGCTCCAGGCCGGGGGCACCTACTTCTCGGTGTCGAAGGTGCCGACGGCGCTGAAGAAGCAGCGCATCGGCCACCCCGTGGCGAACGGCGCCGTTCATCTGGCCGCGTACGCCCTCTTCCTCGTCTATCTGATCCCGCCGCTGCTGATCGTGGTCTTCTCGTTCACGGACGCCGCGACGATCGCGTCCGGTGACCTCGGCGCCGGCGGTTTCACCCTCGACAACTACCGGCGGGTGCTGACGGACGCCGCCGCGTACCGGCCGTTCGTGGTGAGCGTCGGCTACGCGGCGGTGACCGCGGCCGTCGTCATCGCCATGATGCTGTTCGTCGCCCGGGTCCTCCAGAAGTTCGTCAACGCCGTCACGATCACCGTCGAGTACCTGCTGCACATCCCCTGGGTGCTGCCCAGCACGCTGACGGCCCTCGGGCTGATCATCACGTACTCCGTGCCCAGGCTCCCGGTGGGCGAGACCGTACTGACCGGGACGGTCGGGCTGCTGGCGGTCGCGTACATCACGGCCAAGATCCCGTTCACGCTGCGCATGCTCAAGGCCGCGTACGCGAGCATCCCCGCCTCGCTGGAGGAAGCGGCCACCCTGCTCGGCGCCGGTACGCTGCACACCTACCGCCGGGTCCTGCTGCCACTGGTCCTCCCCGCGGCGGCGGCCGTCAGCGCGCTGAACTTCACCGGTCTGCTCGACGACTACGACACCGCGGTGTTCCTCGCCCATCCGCTCCACCAGCCCCTCGGTATCGCGATCCAGAACGCCACCCGGGGCGAGGGCGCGAGCGACGCCACGGCCCTGACCTTCGTCTACACCGTGCTGCTGATGGCGATCTCGACCCTCGCGATGTGGTTCGTGTACGGCCGCAACAGCGGTACGGGTGAGCGGCGTTCACGGTTGCGTACCCGGGGCAGGACGAGGACCGGGCCGCCGGTTGCGGTGCTCCCCGACACCGTCACCGCGGGAACCGCCCCCACCGCCCGGACCACACAGACCGCCCCGACCGGCTGA
- a CDS encoding ABC transporter ATP-binding protein encodes MISFDDVSVRFGTFEALPSFSLDIGEGEFFTLLGPSGCGKSTALRALAGFVEPSAGDIRVAGRRITHLPSGKREVGMVFQNYALFPGMSVRENIAFGLRARGRPRDETDRRVDEIAEQVDLSQEQLAKGVAELSGGQQQRVAIARALVMRPKVLLLDEPLSNLDAKLRRQLRVQLKELQSRFGITTVYVTHDQDEALSMSDRIAVIDKGRIEQVGTPEDIYERSASEFVCTFIGEVNRLGPQLVGTLAARGASRLDPADPTYVRIEKVGLARDGEPYDGIAVRGTVTSRTYHGTHSVYLLRTEHDSLRAVVQDGAGPLIRTGQEVDVVFDPATLMRYPVPVAAPAPVADSAPVADSGAWA; translated from the coding sequence ATGATCAGCTTTGACGATGTCTCGGTGCGGTTCGGCACCTTCGAGGCGTTGCCCTCCTTCTCCCTCGATATCGGGGAAGGGGAGTTCTTCACCCTGCTCGGACCCTCCGGCTGTGGCAAGAGCACGGCGTTGCGCGCGCTCGCCGGGTTCGTAGAACCCAGTGCCGGTGACATCCGTGTCGCGGGCCGGAGGATCACCCATCTCCCGAGCGGCAAGCGCGAGGTCGGGATGGTCTTCCAGAACTACGCGCTGTTCCCCGGTATGAGCGTCCGCGAGAACATCGCGTTCGGACTGCGCGCCCGCGGACGGCCCAGGGACGAGACCGACCGGCGCGTGGACGAGATCGCCGAACAGGTCGATCTCTCACAGGAACAGCTCGCCAAGGGGGTCGCCGAACTCTCCGGCGGCCAGCAGCAGCGCGTGGCGATCGCCCGCGCCCTGGTCATGCGGCCGAAGGTGCTGCTGCTCGACGAACCGCTGTCCAACCTCGACGCGAAACTCCGCCGCCAGCTGCGCGTCCAGCTCAAGGAGCTCCAGAGCCGGTTCGGGATCACGACCGTCTACGTCACCCATGACCAGGACGAGGCCCTGTCCATGAGCGACCGGATCGCGGTGATCGACAAGGGCCGGATCGAGCAGGTCGGTACGCCCGAGGACATCTACGAACGGTCCGCGAGCGAGTTCGTGTGCACCTTCATCGGTGAGGTGAACCGGCTCGGTCCCCAACTGGTGGGCACCCTCGCCGCCCGGGGCGCCTCACGGCTCGACCCCGCCGATCCCACCTATGTCCGGATCGAGAAGGTCGGTCTCGCGAGGGACGGGGAGCCGTACGACGGTATCGCCGTGCGTGGGACCGTCACCTCGCGTACGTACCACGGCACGCACAGCGTGTATCTGCTGCGGACCGAGCACGACAGTCTGCGGGCCGTGGTGCAGGACGGTGCCGGGCCGCTGATACGGACCGGGCAGGAGGTCGATGTGGTCTTCGACCCGGCGACCCTGATGCGCTACCCCGTCCCCGTCGCGGCCCCCGCCCCCGTCGCGGACTCCGCCCCGGTCGCGGACTCCGGGGCCTGGGCATGA
- a CDS encoding extracellular solute-binding protein, protein MRRTLTAAVATLLTATLAAGCGSPSGGSGSDDPETLVVYSNSVSDGRGDWLKKEAGKAGHSLQVVDLGGGDVQNRLLAEKANPVADVTFGLNNVYFEKLKEAEVLGAYTPAWADQVDAALGDATGKRFWPIVREPVMLVHDKAAYPEKGQAPADWPDLWTKEEFRKKYEVPTELGGATTQMVLSGILSRHRDDQGDLGVGQAGWDAVESYFEHGVPSVTNTDLYARMADGKVTAGQMWLSGKATREEQYKIRTEAVRPETGVPMVVQQIGLVNGTKKAGAAKKFIDWFGGAEVQAAWSREFHTAPANKGALAKADAGAVEETDSFTEQDIDWTFVAARLDRWTEKIELEYLPN, encoded by the coding sequence ATGCGCAGGACCCTCACGGCCGCCGTGGCCACGCTCCTCACCGCGACCCTCGCCGCCGGATGCGGCTCGCCGTCCGGGGGGAGCGGCTCGGATGACCCGGAGACCCTCGTCGTCTACAGCAACTCCGTGTCCGACGGGCGCGGCGACTGGCTCAAGAAGGAGGCGGGCAAGGCGGGCCACTCGCTCCAGGTGGTCGACCTCGGTGGCGGTGACGTCCAGAACCGGCTGCTCGCCGAGAAGGCGAACCCGGTGGCCGACGTCACCTTCGGACTGAACAACGTCTACTTCGAGAAGCTCAAGGAGGCGGAGGTCCTCGGCGCCTACACCCCCGCCTGGGCCGATCAGGTCGATGCCGCGCTGGGCGACGCGACCGGCAAGCGGTTCTGGCCCATCGTCCGTGAGCCGGTCATGCTCGTCCACGACAAGGCCGCCTATCCGGAGAAGGGTCAGGCGCCCGCCGACTGGCCCGATCTGTGGACCAAGGAGGAGTTCCGGAAGAAGTACGAGGTCCCCACCGAACTCGGCGGCGCCACCACCCAGATGGTGCTGTCCGGCATCCTCAGCAGACACCGCGACGACCAGGGCGACCTCGGGGTCGGCCAGGCCGGTTGGGACGCCGTCGAGTCGTACTTCGAGCACGGTGTGCCCTCGGTGACGAACACCGACCTGTACGCGCGGATGGCCGACGGCAAGGTCACCGCGGGCCAGATGTGGCTCTCCGGGAAGGCCACCCGTGAGGAGCAGTACAAGATCCGGACCGAGGCGGTCCGGCCGGAGACCGGCGTTCCGATGGTCGTCCAGCAGATCGGGCTGGTGAACGGTACGAAGAAGGCCGGGGCGGCGAAGAAGTTCATCGACTGGTTCGGCGGCGCGGAGGTACAGGCCGCCTGGTCCCGGGAGTTCCACACCGCCCCGGCCAACAAGGGCGCGCTCGCGAAGGCGGACGCCGGAGCCGTCGAGGAGACCGACTCCTTCACCGAGCAGGACATCGACTGGACGTTCGTGGCCGCCCGGCTCGACCGGTGGACCGAGAAGATCGAGCTGGAGTACCTGCCCAACTGA